The DNA segment CGATCGAACAGCAGCGGGAGCTGTTTCTTACTTTGGGCGTCGAGCCGAGTGAGAAGGGGCGCAAATATTTAATCGAACAGGCATCTAAACTGGAGGCTGTCGGGCTTCTGCAGACAAGTCGGTTATATATACCGGAAAATGATGATTATATATACGAGTATGAATTGCAGGCGCCGTTATCTCCTGCTGATTTTTTCCGGACCCAGCATTTGACTCTGCTGCTTCGCGACAAGATTGGCAAGTTTGCTGTTCTATCTTTGCGTGAGCGCTTATTTTGCGAGGAACCGGCAGAATGGACTGGATTTAAGTACAATAGGGAGAATATTTCGGTACCTTTCTACGATATATTTGAATTGAACACGCATGCCATAGATTATGAGCTGGAGCAGGCGATCGCTGAATCTTCCGTGGTCAGGCAGCCTGGCGTAATGCAAGGGTCAGAGGAAGAAGCGATCAATTATGCCGATATCATTGTTCGTTTCCCACGCGAATCTGCAAACCGTTCCTATGTTGAGGCGCTTCGCTTTGATGTTGAGGGAATGGGAATCGTCAATTATGTAGCTCGTAAATATGAGCTCAGTGTTCAAGATTTATGCCGGCTGCTGGATGAGGATGGGGTATTTGGCTCGGATGGGAGCCTCCTGCTGGAGAGTTTGCAGCACAAAGCGAATCTTCATTTCAGGCAGGGGAAACGACGCAAGGACGAGAGAGAAGTTGCCTATGCGAAAGTCGTAGCATTGCGTTCAACTGAATCGGGTGTTGAGGAAGGGCTGCCGGAAGAGGTGGCTGTGCAAATGGAATATTATGTGGACGTCCCTCCACAATTCCTCAGTAAATGCGATATTCATCAATACAACATGATGCTGCGCAATGAGCCGTATACGCGGCTGTTAAAGACGTTTTTTCCGGGGGCGGTACCCGATAACTTGCTGGATATATTTGAGAAAATCGATTTGAATTATAAGCTGCCTGGCGAGGTTATCAATGTACTGATCCATTATTTGATGGAATTGCTCACATCAGGCGGGGAGCAGCGGATCAACCGCAATTTCGTGGACGCGATTGCTGCGAATATGCTGCTGAAGCGGATTGATACCTATGAGAAGGCCGTTCAATATATTCGTAATCAAACGAAGATCAGGAAAGAGAAGAATAATTCAGGAGCGTCCAAGCCGAGTGCTGGCCGTAGTCGAACTTACGGCAGGGCGGGAGTGGCCAAGCCGGACATTCCGATTGTGCAAAGCTCGGCTAATGAAGGCGAAGTATCGGAAGAGGAATTTGCCGAGCTGCTTAAGATGGCGGAGCAGATGCAGGCGAGCAAAAATAAAGGAAGTATGTAACTAGGAAGGTGAATGTTAGCTTATGGAATCACTGGGGGAATTGCTGTCACAGATGAAAAGTCCGGGACTTCGCCGGCGCTCTGAGGAATTAACGGCAAAGCTGATGAACGATCCGCTCGTGTTGGAGCTAAGAGCTCGTTATCCAGAACTGAGCGATAGTCAGCTTACCTTGAATATGGCGAAGCTTTATCAATATGTGCAGACTTCGCGTCACTGTGATAGCTGTCCAGGGCTCGAGCGCTGCCCCAATGATTTTCCCGGCCACTATACCAAGCTAACGGTTGAATCGTTTCATGGAGCTGCGACGATCAATGATCGGCAAGTGCCCTGCAACCTGCAGGCTCAGAGGGAACGGGAACTGGCGATCAAAAAGCGGATTCATAGCTTTTATGTAGATGAACGGGCACTGGAGGAAGGTTATAGTGAAGTCGAGATCATGGGCAAGGATCGGGAGCGGGCTCCAGCCGTCAGCCGAATATTCCAATATATTAATGAGGTGAAGGCTAGCGGACTATCGCCTCGCGGATTGTATTTGGAAGGCCATTTCGGAACAGGCAAGACGTTTCTAATGTGCTATCTGCTGCATGAGCTGGCCAAAGCGGGATATTCTGGCGTTATCGTATATATGCCCGAATTCGTAGAAGATTTGAAATCCATGTTCCAGGACAACCAGAAGTTGAAGGAAACTGTCGAAATCATGAAGCAGGCCGACCTGCTCATCTTCGACGATATCGGCGCTGAGAACTTGAATCCTTGGGTTCGTGATCATGTGATGGGTTCGATATTGAACTTTCGCATGAATCGCAAGCCGACCTTCTATACGTCGAATTATTCGCTTAAGGGACTGGAGAAGCATCTTAGCTTTACGAGCAAGGATGGAGAGGAGATTCATAAGGGGCAGCGTTTAATGGATCGGATCGCTCCGTTTGTTGAGGTAGTGCAAGTACGCGGCGTGAATAAGCGTGGGCTGAAATAATCAGAGATAATTCAGGGACTAAAGAAGAATAGCAGGCCAAGAGCTGTGAAGCTCGGCCTGCTATTTCAGTTTACAGAGGGTTCCGTATGTATAGCCTTATCAGGGGACCCGTGCGCCGTGATGGGTCAAGACCATTAGCCGGCGAGAAACTTTACAATGACCATGCCGAAGAAAATGACGGCCATTAGCGTCAGCATACCAAAGAAACCGTTCATGAGGTCAAATAAGTCGTTGCGCGGCTCTTCGTTGATATGCTCCCGCGGATCATTTACATGCGTATTTGCATCCATGGCGATGGGCCTCCTCAAGGAATAATTTATTTATCAATGAAGTATGTCATAGACAAAATGCTTTTTGGTTATTATTAGTATAACCAAACGTTCAACTGTTTGTAAAGAAGAAGCAAGGAGTACGATTTTTCATTTGCTATATAATTGTGGTATACTTTGAATGACGCTTTTTTAGCGTTTTGTTCAAATGTATGACACAATCATGTTCAATGACATGTTATGCGTGCCCTAACATGAAGGAGGAGATTTATATGGCAATCGTTAACGTATCCGATCAAACTTTCAATAATGAAGTGGAAAGTAAAGGGACAGTCCTGGTTGACTTTTGGGCTCCTTGGTGCGGTCCTTGCAAAATGATCGCTCCGATTCTGGATGAATTGGCGGCTGAGGTGGGTGATTCCGTTAAAATCGCCAAACTGAACGTGGACGATAACCCAGAATCAGCTTCCCGCTTTGGCGTGATGAGTATCCCGACACTCATTCTCTTCAAAGACGGACAACCGGTCGATAAAGTCGTCGGTTTGAACTCGAAAGATGCTCTGAAAAGCCTCATCGCTAAGCACCAATAAGATATTAGTGCGAGGATAAGTGCTTTTACACGCCTCCGGAAATTCCGGGGGCGTTTTCTATGTTATTTGAAGTCGTGTTATGTTATATCTTAGTTGTAAATATGTACTGGGGAGGAGGGGACAAGAGTTGAATCATAAACCGGTTAATGAGCTGCAGGAGCAGGAAAAAGCACTGGAGAATATTCGCCATAAGCTGGCCCTTCTACCGGACTTGCCAGGTTGTTATTTAATGAAGAACAAAGAAGGAACGATCATTTACGTCGGGAAGGCCAAAGTGCTGAAAAATCGCGTGCGCTCTTATTTTACAGGCAGTCATGATGGCAAAACTCAGCTGCTCGTCTCGGAAATCCGCGATTTTGAATATATCGTTACCGCCAGCAATATGGAAGCACTCATTTTGGAATGTAATTTGATTAAGACGCATCATCCGCGTTACAATGTCCTGCTTAAGGACGACAAGACGTTCCCCTATTTGAAAATTACGAACGAGCCTCACCCAAGGCTGGAGGTTACGCGGCGGGTGCTTAAGGATAAAGCGAAATATTTTGGCCCTTATCCTAACGCTTATGCGGCCCAACAGACCAAAAAGCTGCTTGACCGCATGTATCCCTTGCGTAAGTGCAATGTTATGCCTAAAGAGGTCTGTTTGTATTATCACATGGGGCAATGCATGGCTCCCTGCGTGCAGGAGGTGCCTCAAGCGAAATACGACGAAATTACGCAAGAGATCCATTCGTTTCTTAACGGAGGCCATGAAGAAATCAAGAAAGAGCTGCAGCGTAAAATGCAGGAAGCAGCGGAGGAGCTGTACTTCGAGCGAGCGAAAGAGCTGCGTGATCAAATCATGAATATCGATGCGATCATGGAGAAGCAGAAAATTACGATGGCCGATGCCAAAGACCGTGACGTGTTTGGTTATGCAGTCGATAAGGGCTGGATGTGCGTACAAATCTTGTATATGCGCCAAGGGAAAATGATTGAAAGACATGCCTCTGTTTTTCCATTCTATGGTGAGGCTTATCAGGATTTCCTGTCGTATGTGACCCAGTATTACAGCGATAATCCGGCATTGCCTCAGGAAATTTTGCTCCCGGCAGAGCCGTCCGGCAAAGTGGCGGAAGCGGGAGCTGTCTCTGATTCCGGTTCTAAGGAAGTAACGGATGCAGCGGATGAAACGGTAGACGCCACGACGGACGTCATGACCGACGCGATTAACGGGGCGGCGGAGCTCCAGCAGTGGCTCGGGGTCAAAACGCATGTGCCGAAGCGCGGACTAAAACGGCAAATGATTGGGATGGCCGAGGAGAATGCCAAGGTATCTCTGGAAGAAAAGTTCCGCCTCATTGAGCGAGATGAGGAGCGTACCTTGAAAGCGGCTGAGAACCTAGGCCTGGCGATTGGTCTGGAGTCGCTGTCGCGTATTGAGGCTTTTGACAACTCGAATATTCAGGGAACGAATCCGGTTTCCGCGATGGTCGTGTTTATTGATGGAAAGCCAGCGAAGAAGGAATATCGTAAATACAAGGTGCGTACGGTCGAGGGGCCGGACGATTATGAGACGATGCGGGAAGTCATTCGCCGCAGATATGAGCGGGTCTTGAAGGAAAATCTGCCGCAGCCCGATTTGATTGTCGTGGACGGCGGCAAGGGTCAAATTTCGGCGGCGATCGATGTGCTGGAGAATGAGCTGGGCTTGTTCATTCCTGTATGCGGACTTGTCAAGGATGACAAGCATAAGACAGCCCAGCTTATGGTGGGAGATCCGCCGGAGCCGGTTCATTTGCCGCGTGACAGTCAGGAGTTCTATCTTTTGCAGCGGATTCAAGACGAGGTTCACCGTTTTGCGATCACGTTTCACCGCGAGCAGCGGGCCAAATCCATGGTTACCTCTCGTCTAGATGCGATACCGGGCATCGGGGAGAAGCGGCGGACGATGCTGTTGAAGCATTTTGGTTCGCTCAAAAAAATAAAAGAGGCCTCCGTCGAAGACTTCAGGCCTCTGTCGATCGGCGATAAGCTCGCCAATCAAATTATAAATGCCCTTCGGGACGAGGAGTCGTAAGCAGCGGCTCCTCTTCTTTTGGTTGTACCGGTGGAATGCTTCTCTTCCGGCCCGGAGGGTTGAATAAATAGATCACAAACGCAACGATGGCTGGCAGCGCGATATAGAATATACCAGCAGACCAGTTCAGTGCTCCGCCCATCAGCATAAGACTAAGCGACATGAGGATGCTGTTGAAGATGACATGAGTGAACATCGCCGTAATATAGCCGTAGCGCAAGAAGACGAAGCTGAACATCAAACCGATAATCGCCAGCTCGATCGGGCGGGAATAGACAGGGTAAATGGGATACAAGGTATGCCCGAACGCCCAGATAATCGACGATAATAAGCTGGCAATGAACGTACTGCGGAAAATTTTCTTCAGCATCGGTATGCCGAATAAACGATATACTGCTTCTTCACCGATCCCCGCCACCCAGGCAAGTAAAGGGAACAGGACGGGATATAGCATGTTGTAAGCAGATTGCGTTGGATCGGTCGTGGACCAGGTGCCGAACACCCGCTCTAGGATCAGGAAGATGACCGATTGCGTACCGAGCAGAATCAATGCCCATAAATAGCCGTTTTGCATGGAGGCCAGGACATGCCGTCCATACTCCGGTTCTTTGGCGCGAGCCCACAGATTGAACCCTTCCTTGCGCCATAGTCCATCTCCCCCAACCAGCGAGAAGTAGATCGAGGCCGCTAGGAGCAGTGTGACCAGGCCTTGGATTACGAAGCCGATGATCAAGATGCCGGTTCCCATTCCCTCTACTTGCAGCATGGGAAGCATATTTATTGCTCCAGCCATGGAGAATATAAAGTAAATGGAGGATAGAACCAGACCGCGGACAAAAGAAGAAAACGGGCGCGTTTTTACACTATAGACGATGGCTAAAATCCCAAGCACGAACGTGAAAAGAGCATAGCCAGCCCATGTGAACCAGTTGGCCAGCTTCTTCTGGCCCTTAACATAGTCTGAGTGGGCTTTAGGGGGATCGAAGTAAGTCTCCATGGAGGAAACTTCTCCATCCTCATAATTAAATTGAATCATCCCGTGTGATTGACCGGACTCATAGCCGGATACATCATAGACCAGACCTGGCTTGTTAGTCGTGATGTTCGGTCGGAGCTTGGCGGGATCAAAGCCAAATGCTTTCAGGTAAGGCTCAGCCAGGCGTTCCCTGTCTTCTAGCGACAAGTATCCTTCCATTGCCTGCAAGCTCTCGCTGTTTTCTAATCCTTGTTTCTTAAGCAGTTCTTTGGTCGCGTTGCTATAGGTTAGGATACGTTCGAACCCGACGACCCGGCCACTATACATATTAACATCTACCGTTAAGGCTTTAAGCTCGTTATCAGGCTGCTCGAAGCGAACGCGAAACACTTCTAACGGGAACTGTTCGCCATAAGTATCCGTATAAGTTTTCATCAGGCCTTCCTTGGATAAGTAGCCATATATGTCTGATCGAGTTTCGTATGTAACCAGGGCATTGTCCAAGGGAACAGGCAATTCCAGCGTGGATCTGGCAAATTCAGCCGCTAATTCGGTGGCCTGTTGCTTCGTAATTGTCTTCTGTATTTGCTCTACCGACCCGGGGGTGAACATAGGCAGAACAAACTGAAGAGTCAAAAATAAAAGAAGACCTACAGCGGCCAACACCCGAACGGTATTGCGTTTCGGCGTTCGTCCTGTTGACGAAAAGAAAGAGAACATTCAAAAACCCCTTTGCAATAATATGAATGGATATCAAAGTAAAGAGTACCATAAGCCTCGCGCAATCGCCAGAATAGGGCAGGAAAAGGGCTATATGATCGCTAAAAATACAGCATGGCTCAGAGAATGAAGGGTGGCGGGCTTTGTTTCGGGCGGAAAAGTTTTTTATCAAGATATTTCGGATTAAGCAAGCTTTGTAGTGAGCATGAATTAGGATTATAATCCAAATCATAGAGATCGATGAAAATGAAATGAAAAAAGTGAAAAGATCGAAAGGCACTCTGGATTTCCAGTGCTTTTTTCTTTTACGAAAGTGCCATAATATTGAAGTGACTTATAACGGGAATGCTGAAGGAAGATGAGGTGAACACGATGCTGTCCCAGTGGTTTAAATTAACTCCTCCGCGTATATTAGTACTCGGTTTTGCAGCTATTATATTGACTGGGTCTCTGCTGCTTATGATGCCACAGGCCAATACGACCGGGGAGCGGCTTCCTTTTGTCGATGCTTTGTTTACGGCTACTTCAGCTACCTGTGTCACAGGACTCGTTGTTCGGGATACGGGACTTTACTTTACGACATTTGGTCAAATCGTAATTTTGACGTTGATTCAGGTGGGGGGCCTCGGCTTTATGACGATGGCAACCCTGTTCTCTCTAGTATTCAAGCGGCGCATTTCGCTACGGGATCGTCTTTTACTGCAAGAGGCGATGAAGCAAAACTCGATGGAAGGTATCGTCCGGCTCATTCGCAAGGTGCTGGTGTATTCCCTGGTTATTGAAGCTAGTGCGGCACTGTTGTTTACGATTCGCTGGGTTTTCGACATGCCCTTTGGTCAGGCGGTTTATTATGGAGTTTTTCATGCTGTCTCTCTGTTCAACAATGCGGGCTTTGACTTATTCGGGGAATATCGCAGTCTGATGGGGTATGTGAACGATCCGCTCGTTAATATCGTGGCGATGTTTTTAATCGTATCGGGGGGCCTCGGTTTTATCGTCCTGTCCGAGCTGGTAGATTTCCGGCGCACCCGCAAGCTGTCACTGCATTCCAAGATCGTATTATCGATGACGAGTGCTCTCATTCTGGCCGGGGCTGTAGTTATCTTTGTATTTGAATTTACGAACGTGAAAACGATGGGCTCCTTGGACTGGAGCGGGAAAATTTGGGGCTCGTTCTTCCAATCGATTGCGACAAGGACCGCGGGAGCGAATTCGGTGGATATCGGCGGACTCCGCCAGGCCTCCCAGTTTTTCGTTATTATGCTGATGTTCATCGGCGCTTCTCCCGGTTCGACGGGGGGCGGGATTAAGACGACGACATTTATGGTTCTGGTCGGGGCGGTCATTTCTATGATTCGCGGACGCCATGATTTGGTGCTCTTCCGCTATCGGATGACTCAGGAGCGGATATTCAAAGCGGTCACGATTACGATGTTGGCTTTGTTCCTTATCATTTCGGTAGCGATGGTGCTGTCAACGACCGAAGACGCCAGCTTCCTAAGCATTTTGTTCGAGACGACTTCCGCCTTTGCCACGGTAGGTTTATCGATGGGGCTGACGATGGATTTGACCGATATCGGGAAGGTCATACTGTGCTTCATGATGTTTACCGGCCGGCTCGGACTCTTGACGTTGGCTTATGCGCTTGGGCCAAAAAAGGGTAAGGAGTTGTATCGCCACCCCGAAGGGAAAATGATTATAGGATAGGAGATTAACCATTCCATGAAAATGCAGCAGTTTGTAGTGATCGGCTTAGGACGTTTCGGCTCCAGCCTAGCCCTGGAATTAATGGATTTGGGTTTCGAGGTGTTAGGTGTCGACTTGAACGAAGAATTGGTGGACGACATGAGCGCCTATTTGACCCATGCCGTCGTGGCTGATGCTACGGATGAAGAGATGCTAAAGTCCCTTGGCGTCCGTAACTTCGACTGCGGGATCGTAGCGATCGGCAGCGATATACAGATGAGTATATTGACGGCGATTCTGCTCAAGGATTTGGGCATCAAGACGGTGGTCGCCAAGGCGATCTCCGTGTTGCACGGTCGTGCCCTAGAGAAGCTAGGCGTGGATCGGGTTATTTTTCCGGAGAGGGATATGGGAGTTCGTGTGGCACATCAGCTTGTTACCCCGAATCTTCTCGATTATATCGAGCTGTCGAAGGAATACAGCATTGTCGAGCTCAGGGTGCCGGATGGCTTAGTCGGAAAAACGTTAGGGGAGATTAATCCGCGGGTCAATTACAACTGCAGTGTCGTTGCGCTTCATAAGCGTACGGGAGTTATTGTTGCACCTACCGCGATGGATGTGCTGGATGCTGGTGATATTATGGTACTGATCGGCTCTAATGAGAGCATAGATAAATTTGAAGCTGTGATTAACGAGAGCGAGTGATCGTTCGCTGCATCGAGAAAGGAAGCTGCAAATCGGCCGCAGGGGCTGAGGAAGCAGCTTTTTTTTGATTTGAATGCAAATGCAATATTTGCCGATCCGGATCTGATGTCAATATGGTAGTTCGGAACTTACAGTAACCCGTCTTATTCATTGTTTTCGTGAGGGGGTTAGGAGGTTTTCACCTCAGCGCTGCGGTATAGCAACCAGCAGATGAGGGCGGTGGCTAGGGAGGCTGCAATAGCATAATGAGGCGCAAGGACATCCGCCAAAGTTCTAGCTGTCGCATCGATAAGGGTAGGATTGTTCGTTCGAAAAACATTCAAACCGAGAATATAGACGGCGATTAATCCAGCGCCCCAGAGGAAACCGTATCGATACATTAAGGTGCTCAGCAGGAAGAACAGCATAGCCAGAAGAAAGTAAGCTGCAAACAATGAATACCACATCCGGCCGAAGGATATGATGTACTCGTCCAGATTGAAGCCCAGTAAAGGGAGCAGTTGCTTAAGCACCAGCGTTAGAAGGGTTTGCGCAAGGGATATCGCCAGATTGAATGCCCCCAAATAGGCGAGGCTGCCCCAGAAGTATTGCTTACGGGTGTAGCCGGAGCCTAACAGCAATGGGAACGAATTGGCGGCTGTAATATAAGTGATCAATACGATAAAAATAGAAATCGCGAAGAAATTATTGTTCGCCACTAGAGCCATCGCATTCTCGGGCTCGTATATGCCGTACCCGGCAAGCAGCCAAATATCAAGGAGTAGCAAAATAGCTCCGAAAACGAATAAGCGCTTGCGGTTTTCATGCCAATGGAAGGCCATCTGATTACGAAACGCTCTCATGGACATTCACCTCCGAGGTTCGATGCTCTTGGCGGGTTAAATAGACGAATAGCTTCTGCAAGGGGATAGGACTGATATCGATCCCTTGCTCTCTTAAAGAAGGTTCATTGTCTAGGGAGCCCAACCAGGCAATTCTTGTTACATGGCCGAGGGACTCTCTGTTCAAGACTCTTGCATCTCCAAAGAAGGGCTCTAGTTGCTTCGTGCTGCCCTGGAGATAACGCGCTTGATCCGCGAATTCCTCCGCATTCTTATGGGCGGTGACGGTTCCCTGCTGCAGCAGCGTGATAAATTGCAGCAGATCAGCGGATTCGTCGATCAGATGTGTAGACAGGATTAGGGTTCGCGGATGCTCGCTATAATCGCGCAGGAGCAGTTCATAGAACGCTTCCCGCTTTTCCGCATCCAGTCCGAGCGTCGGTTCGTCGAACAATGTAATCGGACTACGGCTCGCAAGCCCTTTTACAATGCCGAGCAGCGACTGGTTCCCTCGCGACAATTGCTTGAACCTCTGATTCGGGGGGATACGGAACTGGTGCAGTAGCTCTGCGGCGAGTTTGGCGTCCCAGGCTGGGTAGAGCAGGGAGCAGAACTTCATGATATCTCCGACTTTGTATTGGCTCCAAGATCGTTCTTCCGCTTTAACGAGGCATATATTGGAGACGATGAGCGGATTTTCATGTATGGGATAATGTCCTGCCGTAACGCTTCCTTGATCCGGAAACAACTGGCCGGATATTAAATGAAGGAGTGTCGTTTTGCCGGCTCCGCTAGGGCCCAGCAAACCATGGATCGCATTGGGCTCAAAATCGACAGTGACATCATGAATGGCCTGCACGTCTCCGAGCTTTTTATAGATTTGATGGCATTTCAAGGTGTATTCCAGCATTAGGACTCTCCTTTCAAGATCATTTCGGTGAGTTGCTCGGTCGTTATGCCCAGC comes from the Paenibacillus lentus genome and includes:
- a CDS encoding TrkH family potassium uptake protein, with the protein product MLKEDEVNTMLSQWFKLTPPRILVLGFAAIILTGSLLLMMPQANTTGERLPFVDALFTATSATCVTGLVVRDTGLYFTTFGQIVILTLIQVGGLGFMTMATLFSLVFKRRISLRDRLLLQEAMKQNSMEGIVRLIRKVLVYSLVIEASAALLFTIRWVFDMPFGQAVYYGVFHAVSLFNNAGFDLFGEYRSLMGYVNDPLVNIVAMFLIVSGGLGFIVLSELVDFRRTRKLSLHSKIVLSMTSALILAGAVVIFVFEFTNVKTMGSLDWSGKIWGSFFQSIATRTAGANSVDIGGLRQASQFFVIMLMFIGASPGSTGGGIKTTTFMVLVGAVISMIRGRHDLVLFRYRMTQERIFKAVTITMLALFLIISVAMVLSTTEDASFLSILFETTSAFATVGLSMGLTMDLTDIGKVILCFMMFTGRLGLLTLAYALGPKKGKELYRHPEGKMIIG
- a CDS encoding ABC transporter ATP-binding protein — translated: MLEYTLKCHQIYKKLGDVQAIHDVTVDFEPNAIHGLLGPSGAGKTTLLHLISGQLFPDQGSVTAGHYPIHENPLIVSNICLVKAEERSWSQYKVGDIMKFCSLLYPAWDAKLAAELLHQFRIPPNQRFKQLSRGNQSLLGIVKGLASRSPITLFDEPTLGLDAEKREAFYELLLRDYSEHPRTLILSTHLIDESADLLQFITLLQQGTVTAHKNAEEFADQARYLQGSTKQLEPFFGDARVLNRESLGHVTRIAWLGSLDNEPSLREQGIDISPIPLQKLFVYLTRQEHRTSEVNVHESVS
- a CDS encoding YqzM family protein, whose product is MDANTHVNDPREHINEEPRNDLFDLMNGFFGMLTLMAVIFFGMVIVKFLAG
- the uvrC gene encoding excinuclease ABC subunit UvrC, with translation MNHKPVNELQEQEKALENIRHKLALLPDLPGCYLMKNKEGTIIYVGKAKVLKNRVRSYFTGSHDGKTQLLVSEIRDFEYIVTASNMEALILECNLIKTHHPRYNVLLKDDKTFPYLKITNEPHPRLEVTRRVLKDKAKYFGPYPNAYAAQQTKKLLDRMYPLRKCNVMPKEVCLYYHMGQCMAPCVQEVPQAKYDEITQEIHSFLNGGHEEIKKELQRKMQEAAEELYFERAKELRDQIMNIDAIMEKQKITMADAKDRDVFGYAVDKGWMCVQILYMRQGKMIERHASVFPFYGEAYQDFLSYVTQYYSDNPALPQEILLPAEPSGKVAEAGAVSDSGSKEVTDAADETVDATTDVMTDAINGAAELQQWLGVKTHVPKRGLKRQMIGMAEENAKVSLEEKFRLIERDEERTLKAAENLGLAIGLESLSRIEAFDNSNIQGTNPVSAMVVFIDGKPAKKEYRKYKVRTVEGPDDYETMREVIRRRYERVLKENLPQPDLIVVDGGKGQISAAIDVLENELGLFIPVCGLVKDDKHKTAQLMVGDPPEPVHLPRDSQEFYLLQRIQDEVHRFAITFHREQRAKSMVTSRLDAIPGIGEKRRTMLLKHFGSLKKIKEASVEDFRPLSIGDKLANQIINALRDEES
- a CDS encoding potassium channel family protein, which codes for MKMQQFVVIGLGRFGSSLALELMDLGFEVLGVDLNEELVDDMSAYLTHAVVADATDEEMLKSLGVRNFDCGIVAIGSDIQMSILTAILLKDLGIKTVVAKAISVLHGRALEKLGVDRVIFPERDMGVRVAHQLVTPNLLDYIELSKEYSIVELRVPDGLVGKTLGEINPRVNYNCSVVALHKRTGVIVAPTAMDVLDAGDIMVLIGSNESIDKFEAVINESE
- the dnaI gene encoding primosomal protein DnaI; this translates as MESLGELLSQMKSPGLRRRSEELTAKLMNDPLVLELRARYPELSDSQLTLNMAKLYQYVQTSRHCDSCPGLERCPNDFPGHYTKLTVESFHGAATINDRQVPCNLQAQRERELAIKKRIHSFYVDERALEEGYSEVEIMGKDRERAPAVSRIFQYINEVKASGLSPRGLYLEGHFGTGKTFLMCYLLHELAKAGYSGVIVYMPEFVEDLKSMFQDNQKLKETVEIMKQADLLIFDDIGAENLNPWVRDHVMGSILNFRMNRKPTFYTSNYSLKGLEKHLSFTSKDGEEIHKGQRLMDRIAPFVEVVQVRGVNKRGLK
- a CDS encoding DUF4052 family protein; translated protein: MRAFRNQMAFHWHENRKRLFVFGAILLLLDIWLLAGYGIYEPENAMALVANNNFFAISIFIVLITYITAANSFPLLLGSGYTRKQYFWGSLAYLGAFNLAISLAQTLLTLVLKQLLPLLGFNLDEYIISFGRMWYSLFAAYFLLAMLFFLLSTLMYRYGFLWGAGLIAVYILGLNVFRTNNPTLIDATARTLADVLAPHYAIAASLATALICWLLYRSAEVKTS
- the trxA gene encoding thioredoxin, with protein sequence MAIVNVSDQTFNNEVESKGTVLVDFWAPWCGPCKMIAPILDELAAEVGDSVKIAKLNVDDNPESASRFGVMSIPTLILFKDGQPVDKVVGLNSKDALKSLIAKHQ
- a CDS encoding DnaD domain protein; its protein translation is MRMNNMLHFTENHRYCVYRDFGLSAVDGRMLSLIYQPMVGAFAIGFYRLLAERVSIEQVGYSSIEQQRELFLTLGVEPSEKGRKYLIEQASKLEAVGLLQTSRLYIPENDDYIYEYELQAPLSPADFFRTQHLTLLLRDKIGKFAVLSLRERLFCEEPAEWTGFKYNRENISVPFYDIFELNTHAIDYELEQAIAESSVVRQPGVMQGSEEEAINYADIIVRFPRESANRSYVEALRFDVEGMGIVNYVARKYELSVQDLCRLLDEDGVFGSDGSLLLESLQHKANLHFRQGKRRKDEREVAYAKVVALRSTESGVEEGLPEEVAVQMEYYVDVPPQFLSKCDIHQYNMMLRNEPYTRLLKTFFPGAVPDNLLDIFEKIDLNYKLPGEVINVLIHYLMELLTSGGEQRINRNFVDAIAANMLLKRIDTYEKAVQYIRNQTKIRKEKNNSGASKPSAGRSRTYGRAGVAKPDIPIVQSSANEGEVSEEEFAELLKMAEQMQASKNKGSM
- a CDS encoding CPBP family glutamic-type intramembrane protease, whose protein sequence is MFSFFSSTGRTPKRNTVRVLAAVGLLLFLTLQFVLPMFTPGSVEQIQKTITKQQATELAAEFARSTLELPVPLDNALVTYETRSDIYGYLSKEGLMKTYTDTYGEQFPLEVFRVRFEQPDNELKALTVDVNMYSGRVVGFERILTYSNATKELLKKQGLENSESLQAMEGYLSLEDRERLAEPYLKAFGFDPAKLRPNITTNKPGLVYDVSGYESGQSHGMIQFNYEDGEVSSMETYFDPPKAHSDYVKGQKKLANWFTWAGYALFTFVLGILAIVYSVKTRPFSSFVRGLVLSSIYFIFSMAGAINMLPMLQVEGMGTGILIIGFVIQGLVTLLLAASIYFSLVGGDGLWRKEGFNLWARAKEPEYGRHVLASMQNGYLWALILLGTQSVIFLILERVFGTWSTTDPTQSAYNMLYPVLFPLLAWVAGIGEEAVYRLFGIPMLKKIFRSTFIASLLSSIIWAFGHTLYPIYPVYSRPIELAIIGLMFSFVFLRYGYITAMFTHVIFNSILMSLSLMLMGGALNWSAGIFYIALPAIVAFVIYLFNPPGRKRSIPPVQPKEEEPLLTTPRPEGHL